CAAGTTCATGCGAAGAAAAATGGTATCGAAGTGACAGTTACACGTGCTAATACGGCCGATGGTCAAGTTAGTGAATCCCCGTTTGGTTCAGATGACGAGCATGATGTATTTCACGATATCGAAGGAAGAAGCTTCCAGTCGATGGAGGACATATTAAATGCTACGGAAAATAACGTGGAATGGATGGAAAACACGTTTGAATTTAATGAGTTCGAAAATGTTATTCAACTTGCCAATCGGATGCGTCACTATGAAGCGAAGACTTCACTCTACTTTTATAACAATAAATATTATCTAAATGTTGTTTATGATTCGGAACAGATGGATGATAAAGAAAAAACAAATATGTTTAGCGTACTATCTGAATTCGGCGTTCCTACGAAGACAACAATCCATCTTCTAGAAGAGTATGGAGATATAATTGTTGAATCTGATGTTTTTACGGAAATAGAAAAGTTTTTTTGAACCATAATTAAAGAGGTTTGACGCAGCAACTTATAAAAGGTTGTTGCTTTTTTTTGCATTATTTCTACTATGCACTTGCATATTAGAAGGAGATTTTATAAAATTATGAAAAGGAGCGTGATAATTATATTAACCGCAAAAGATGAAGCCGGAACAATTGTTTTCCTTTCATCCGAAATGAAAAGAGAACACTTAAGAGAATGGCGTAATTCGACATTGTTTTATTGTCCCGGGTGCAATGATACAGTGCAGTTAAAAGTGGGCGACGTAGTTATTCCGCATTTTGCCCATAAGAAAGATAAGTCGTGTTCAGCCTCTTTTTCAGAAGGAGAATCGAAAGA
This genomic window from Sporosarcina sp. Marseille-Q4063 contains:
- the mecA gene encoding adaptor protein MecA encodes the protein MEIERINENTVKFFLSYMDIEERGFTREEVWYNREKSEELFWDMMDEINDEAEFEAEGPLWIQVHAKKNGIEVTVTRANTADGQVSESPFGSDDEHDVFHDIEGRSFQSMEDILNATENNVEWMENTFEFNEFENVIQLANRMRHYEAKTSLYFYNNKYYLNVVYDSEQMDDKEKTNMFSVLSEFGVPTKTTIHLLEEYGDIIVESDVFTEIEKFF